One stretch of Tachysurus fulvidraco isolate hzauxx_2018 chromosome 12, HZAU_PFXX_2.0, whole genome shotgun sequence DNA includes these proteins:
- the jmjd7 gene encoding bifunctional peptidase and (3S)-lysyl hydroxylase JMJD7 isoform X1, with protein sequence MEEVRNCLKEFPKEARELYLNESVPYLDGPPSPLQFCRDWLNPNKPCIIRNAFNDWPALSKWNPNYLRQVVGSKLISVAVTPNGYADSVNGDRFVMPEERQMTFSALLDVIEGREKSSGVFYVQKQCSNLTEELPELTADVQAHIPWMSEALGKMPDAVNFWLGEEHAVTSMHKDHYENLYCVISGEKTFILLPPTDRPFIPYELYQPATYKQRQDGSFEIVDEKDTEKVPWIPLDPLNPDLERFPSYRHAQPLCCTVRAGEMLYLPSLWFHHVRQSHGCIAVNFWYDMDYDIKYNYFQLVESLTGVVGSL encoded by the exons ATGGAAGAAGTGAGAAATTGTTTGAAAGAATTCCCAAAAGAAGCTCGAG AGCTGTATCTGAATGAGTCGGTGCCATATCTGGACGGGCCGCCCTCCCCTCTGCAGTTCTGTAGGGACTGGCTGAACCCCAATAAGCCCTGTATTATCCGCAATGCCTTCAATGACTGGCCTGCTTTGTCTAAATGGAACCCCAACTATCTGAG gcaggttgttggctctaagCTCATCAGCGTTGCTGTTACACCAAACGGCTATGCAGATTCTGTTAACGGAGATCGATTTGTGATGCCTGAAGAGCGCCAGATGACTTTCTCAGCACTGCTGGACGTTATAGAGGGCAGAGAAAAGAGCAGTGGTGTGTTCTATGTGCAGAAACAGTGCTCAAATCTGACTGAAGAACTTCCAGAGCTTACAGCAGATGTACAGGCTCACATCCCCTGGATGAGCGAGGCGCTGG GAAAGATGCCTGATGCTGTGAATTTTTGGTTGGGAGAAGAGCATGCAGTAACATCTA TGCACAAAGACCACTATGAGAACCTTTACTGTGTAATCTCTGGAGAGAAGACTTTTATTCTGCTCCCTCCCACTGATCGACCCTTTATTCCATATG AACTATACCAGCCTGCTACATACAAACAGAGGCAAGATGGCAGCTTTGAAATAGTGGACGAAAAGGATACAGAAAAA GTGCCTTGGATTCCCCTTGATCCTCTAAATCCAGACCTGGAGCGCTTTCCCTCCTACAGACATGCCCAGCCACTGTGCTGTACAGTGAGAGCAGGAGAGATGCTTTACCTCCCCTCACTCTGGTTCCATCACGTCCGCCAGTCTCATGGATGCATAGCAG
- the tbpl2 gene encoding TATA box-binding protein-like 2 isoform X2, with amino-acid sequence MDEEASLESYFDQSIAGSSEYIFGGDLGLHGPPKLQDPSFLSSSIPNQQKDLAEDLDLSFLPDELSAHDEGGDNGRVGSTEDSGVYLDSTTGLSTEADTDINKSQPAASPFCSLPMTPMTPMTPVAPVAESSGIIPQLQNIVSTVNLACPLDLKAIALQARNAEYNPKRFAAVIMRIREPRTTALIFSSGKMVCTGAKSEEQSRLAARKYARVVQKLGFPAKFLDFKIQNMVGSCDVCFPIRLEGLVLTHQQFSSYEPELFPGLIYRMVKPRIVLLIFVSGKVVLTGAKDRSEIYEAFENIYPILKGFRKQ; translated from the exons ATGGATGAAGAGGCGTCGCTTGAGAGTTACTTTGACCAGTCAATTGCT GGTTCCTCTGAGTACATATTTGGAGGGGATTTGGGTTTGCATGGCCCACCAAAGCTTCAGGATCCCTCTTTCCTCTCCTCATCCATCCCCAACCAACAGAAAGATCTCGCTGAAGATCTGGACCTGAGCTTTCTGCCTGATGAGCTCAGTGCTCACGATGAGGGGGGAGACAATGGACGAGTGGGTTCTACAGAGGACAGTGGTGTTTATTTGGACAGTACAACTGGATTATCCACTGAAGCAGACACCGATATCAATAAGAGTCAGCCTGCAGCCTCACCCTTCTGCAGCCTTCCTATGACCCCAATGACACCTATGACCCCTGTAGCCCCTGTAGCAGAAAGTTCAGGGATCATTCCACAATTACA AAATATAGTGTCCACAGTAAACCTGGCTTGCCCACTAGACCTAAAAGCCATTGCCCTTCAAGCTCGAAATGCTGAATACAATCCAAAG CGTTTTGCTGCTGTAATTATGCGGATCCGTGAACCCAGGACCACTGCCCTCATCTTCAGCTCAGGAAAAATGGTCTGCACAGGTGCAAAGAG TGAGGAGCAGTCTCGCCTTGCTGCAAGGAAGTATGCCCGGGTGGTGCAGAAGCTCGGCTTCCCAGCCAAATTTCTTGACTTCAAAATCCAGAACATGGTTGGCAGCTGTGATGTGTGCTTCCCCATCCGGTTGGAGGGCCTGGTTCTGACTCACCAACAGTTCAGCAG CTATGAACCCGAGTTGTTTCCTGGTTTGATCTACCGTATGGTGAAGCCACGGATTGTCCTCCTTATTTTTGTGTCTGGAAAAGTTGTTCTTACAG GTGCTAAAGATCGCTCTGAAATATATGAAGCTTTTGAGAATATCTACCCAATTCTGAAAGGATTCAGGAAACAGTGA
- the tbpl2 gene encoding TATA box-binding protein-like 2 isoform X1, protein MDEEASLESYFDQSIAGSSEYIFGGDLGLHGPPKLQDPSFLSSSIPNQQKDLAEDLDLSFLPDELSAHDEGGDNGRVGSTEDSGVYLDSTTGLSTEADTDINKSQPAASPFCSLPMTPMTPMTPVAPVAESSGIIPQLQNIVSTVNLACPLDLKAIALQARNAEYNPKRFAAVIMRIREPRTTALIFSSGKMVCTGAKRFALIANISEEQSRLAARKYARVVQKLGFPAKFLDFKIQNMVGSCDVCFPIRLEGLVLTHQQFSSYEPELFPGLIYRMVKPRIVLLIFVSGKVVLTGAKDRSEIYEAFENIYPILKGFRKQ, encoded by the exons ATGGATGAAGAGGCGTCGCTTGAGAGTTACTTTGACCAGTCAATTGCT GGTTCCTCTGAGTACATATTTGGAGGGGATTTGGGTTTGCATGGCCCACCAAAGCTTCAGGATCCCTCTTTCCTCTCCTCATCCATCCCCAACCAACAGAAAGATCTCGCTGAAGATCTGGACCTGAGCTTTCTGCCTGATGAGCTCAGTGCTCACGATGAGGGGGGAGACAATGGACGAGTGGGTTCTACAGAGGACAGTGGTGTTTATTTGGACAGTACAACTGGATTATCCACTGAAGCAGACACCGATATCAATAAGAGTCAGCCTGCAGCCTCACCCTTCTGCAGCCTTCCTATGACCCCAATGACACCTATGACCCCTGTAGCCCCTGTAGCAGAAAGTTCAGGGATCATTCCACAATTACA AAATATAGTGTCCACAGTAAACCTGGCTTGCCCACTAGACCTAAAAGCCATTGCCCTTCAAGCTCGAAATGCTGAATACAATCCAAAG CGTTTTGCTGCTGTAATTATGCGGATCCGTGAACCCAGGACCACTGCCCTCATCTTCAGCTCAGGAAAAATGGTCTGCACAGGTGCAAAGAGGTTTGCTTTAATCGCAAACATCAG TGAGGAGCAGTCTCGCCTTGCTGCAAGGAAGTATGCCCGGGTGGTGCAGAAGCTCGGCTTCCCAGCCAAATTTCTTGACTTCAAAATCCAGAACATGGTTGGCAGCTGTGATGTGTGCTTCCCCATCCGGTTGGAGGGCCTGGTTCTGACTCACCAACAGTTCAGCAG CTATGAACCCGAGTTGTTTCCTGGTTTGATCTACCGTATGGTGAAGCCACGGATTGTCCTCCTTATTTTTGTGTCTGGAAAAGTTGTTCTTACAG GTGCTAAAGATCGCTCTGAAATATATGAAGCTTTTGAGAATATCTACCCAATTCTGAAAGGATTCAGGAAACAGTGA